The Trichomycterus rosablanca isolate fTriRos1 chromosome 22, fTriRos1.hap1, whole genome shotgun sequence genome has a window encoding:
- the LOC134335943 gene encoding all-trans-retinol 13,14-reductase-like, producing the protein MWISIALICAVLLVIFLISYVFSSSGPNPFQTDTREPRKPVMLDKKERKKVLKQGFVTSRIPEDLDAVVIGSGIGGLGIAVLLARVGKKVLVLEQHDRAGGCCHTFSENGFDFDVGIHYIGELQEKSHLGCIVDQLTNGQLQWDPLDNPYDQVVLGPPENRRIYPIYSGHERFTSELKKCFPGEEKAIDEFVRLVKKCARGVSVLGLMKLLPSTLAKFLVYTGLIDHLSYFFSYGRRSLSEVVNSLTDNKDLRAVLCYIFGTYGKPPKEASFSMQSLLFCHYFNGAWYPKGGSSQIAYNMIPIIEKAGGAVLVRAPVNRILLNSANEAIGVSVMKGREEVHVHAPLVISDAGIFNTYQTLLPKEVQTMPGIQKQLSMVKHGEAGVSIFIGLNGTKEELGLKADNYWIFPENNLDELIDDYMKGQRDESVKNIPLLFIASPSAKDSTWEQRNPGKSTLTLVTFAPYSWFEEWKDEKVTNRGADYQELKDTIINSVMEVVIQIYPKVKDRIEYTDAGTPLTNQHYIASPKGEIYGADHDIARFTADVCATIRPRTPIKNLFLTGQDVALCGFAGAISGAMICGSAILNRNLYHDLEFLKRKLEQANTKKVQ; encoded by the exons ATGTGGATCTCTATAGCTTTGATCTGTGCAGTGTTACTGGTTATATTCCTGATCAGTTATGTATTCAGCTCTTCAGGACCGAATCCTTTTCAAACTGACACCCGTGAACCACGTAAACCAGTAATGCTGGataagaaagagagaaagaaagtgcTGAAACAAG GCTTTGTGACCAGTAGAATCCCAGAGGACCTCGATGCCGTTGTGATCGGCAGTGGCATTGGTGGGCTTGGTATTGCTGTTTTGCTAGCAAGGGTTGGAAAGAAAGTGCTGGTGCTGGAACAGCATGATCGTGCTGGAGGATGTTGTCACACCTTCTCGGAGAATGGCTTCGATTTTGACGTTG GGATTCACTACATCGGTGAGCTTCAGGAGAAAAGTCATTTAGGCTGCATAGTGGACCAGCTTACTAATGGCCAGCTACAGTGGGATCCGCTGGACAACCCCTATGACCAGGTGGTCCTGGGTCCCCCAGAGAACCGGCGCATCTACCCTATATACAGCGGCCATGAGCGTTTCACCTCGGAGCTGAAAAAGTGTTTTCCTGGAGAGGAGAAGGCCATTGATGAGTTTGTGAGACTGGTTAAG AAATGTGCTCGTGGTGTATCGGTACTGGGGTTGATGAAGCTACTCCCATCTACACTGGCTAAATTCTTGGTTTATACGGGGCTCATTGATCATCTGTCATATTTCTTCTCCTACGGAAGACGCAGTCTGTCTGAGGTGGTGAACAGCCTCACTGATAATAAAGACCTCAGGGCTGTGCTCTGCTACATATTTGGCACCTATG gaaaaCCTCCAAAAGAAGCCAGCTTCTCCATGCAAAGTTTACTGTTTTGCCACTACTTTAATGGTGCCTGGTACCCCAAAGGAGGTTCCAGTCAGATTGCTTACAACATGATCCCCATTATTGAAAAGGCAGGGGGAGCCGTGCTTGTCAGAGCGCCTGTGAACCGCATCCTGCTCAACAGTGCCAATGAGGCTATAG GGGTGAGTGTTATGAAGGGACGGGAGGAGGTGCATGTTCACGCCCCCCTCGTCATCTCAGACGCAGGAATCTTCAACACCTATCAGACATTACTGCCTAAAGAGGTCCAGACCATGCCAG GGATTCAGAAGCAGCTGAGCATGGTAAAGCATGGTGAGGCCGGTGTCAGCATCTTTATTGGTCTGAATGGAACAAAAGAGGAGCTGGGCCTAAAAGCTGACAACTACTGGATCTTCCCTGAGAATAACCTGGATGAGCT AATTGACGACTACATGAAAGGACAACGGGACGAGTCtgttaaaaacatacctttGCTTTTCATCGCTTCTCCGTCCGCCAAAGATTCCacctgggagcagagaaatccAG GTAAATCTACTCTGACTTTGGTGACGTTTGCACCCTACTCCTGGTTTGAGGAATGGAAAGATGAGAAGGTCACAAACAGAGGGGCTGACTATCAAGAACTGAAGGACACCATCATTAACTCTGTTATGGAAGTGGTGATTCAGATTTATCCCAAAGTCAAAGACAGG ATCGAGTACACAGATGCAGGCACTCCTCTCACTAATCAGCACTACATAGCATCCCCTAAGGGTGAGATCTATGGAGCGGACCACGACATTGCTCGCTTTACTGCAGACGTCTGCGCAACCATCCGACCTCGAACACCCATCAAAAATCTCTTC